The genomic region ATTTTAGTCGTTCCCCTCTGCTTCGAGCGCTTGCAACTTCCCGGTTTAGTAGGCTTACTCGTCGCGGGAGTCGTCTTCGGACCCCATGGATTACAACTGCTCGAATCTGGAAGCGAAGCGATGAAACTGCTCTCCGATATCGGAGTTGTTTACTTGATGTTTGTGGCGGGATTAGAAATGGACATCGCTCAATTTCAGCGCGTGCGCGATCGCGCGTTGGGATTTGGTTTTCTCACCTTTCTCTTTCCCCTCATTGCCGGAACGATCGTCGGTCGTTGGTTTGGCTTCGACTGGAATGCTTCGATCTTACTCGGTTCCTTACTTTCTTCCCATACTCCATTAGGATATCCCATTTTAAGTCGCATGGGCTTAATGGGGAACGAAGCGGTTATCGTCGCCTTGGGAGGGACAATTTTTACCAATATTCCCGCCTTACTCGTTTTAGCGATTTGCGTGGGCGTAAAAACGGGAAATTTCACCCCGGTCGAGTTACTGATTTTAATCGTATCTTTGAGCCTTTACTCTGCCGTCGTCCTCTGGGGAGTCAATTGGGTCGGCAAAGAATTTTTTCGGCGATCGGGAGACGAAGAAGGCAATCAATTTTTGTTTATCTTATTAGCAGTCTTTGTCGCGGCAGTCGGCGCGCAAGTTATCGGCGTCGAAAAAATTATCGGCGCTTTTTTAGCAGGAATGGCGGTGAACGAAGTAGTCGAATCGGAAACCGTTAAAGAAAAAGTCGTCTTTGTCGGCAGTGTTTTATTTATTCCCATGTTTATTATTAACTTGGGACTGCTGATCGACTTGCAAGAATTTGCCAAAGGGTTAGCCTCCTTTGGGCTGACGATCGCCATTGTCGGCGCCTTATTGGGGAGTAAATGGATCGCGGCGGTGGGGACCCAATGGCTGTATCGCTACACCCGGGCCGAAACGATCGCCATTTGGTCCCTTTCGATTCCGCAAGTCGCGGCGACCTTAGCGGCGACCATTGTCGGCTATCGCCAGGGAATTTTAACCGAAGAGGTGTTAAATAGCGCGATCGTGATGATGTTGGTGACGGCGACCCTCGGACCGTGGGTGACGGCGCGGGTGGCGGGGGCCTTGCCCTTACCGGAAGCGGATTTAGGGGCGATCGCCACGACCTTCGACGAGACAGAAGCGCAAGTCGGTCATTTATTTACAGTGGTGGTGCCTGTTTGCAATCCCGAAACCGAGCGCTATTTGGTGGAAATGGCAGCTTTGTTGGCCCGTTCCGAAGCCGGACAAATCGTGTCGTTGTCGATCGCCCGTTCGATCGCCTACATGGAGGTTAGCGCCCTCGACGAGGCGATCGCGCGCGGCGAACGACTCGCGAACGAGGCGGTCGAGTTCGCCCGCAGCATGGGAGTGAGCGCCCGAGGTATCCTGCGGATTGACAGCGACGTCGCCTTGGGAATCGTCCATGGGAGTCGAGAGCAAAATGCTAGCGCGATCGTCATGGGATGGTCGGAAACGACGAGTTTGCGATCGCGCCTATTCGGGAATGCGATCGATTCGGTGTTGTGGGGGGCACACTGTCCGGTGGCGGTGACCCGATTGCTCGCCTCGCCGATGCAAATGCAACGCATTCTGGTTCTGGTCGATCGCGCGATCGCTCAATCCGTGCTGTCGGTACGAGTGGCGTTTATTTTAGCGAGCGCCAATCAAGGGGAAGTCACCCTTTTATATGCCGGAGATCGGCATACCTCGCCGGAAGTCCACGAGCAGATCGGCGCGCAACTGTCCCAGTTGGTGGCGCAATGGTCGGGAAGTACTCCCTCGCAGATCGCGATTTTAGCCGATGACGACCCGGTTGGGGCGATCGTGACCGCCTCGGCGCGTTACGATCTGGCCATTTTGCGATCCACCCGGCGCCGAACGGTCGCGGGATTGGAAATTGACGATCTGACCACTCAACTCCTGCGTCAATTACCCCTGTCTTTGGTGATGTTGGGGGAACCGGAATAGGAGAATTTATAATAGATTTTAGAGTTTGGAGTTTACAGTTTACACTTGGCCGTCGATCGCTCAATGAGGATCGCAAAGAGACGAAGGCGGGGAGGATCGACCCGCTTTTGAAACGAGGGGCGATCGCCCTCATCGACCCTATGGAACAATTCTCGTCGGTACGGATTCGAGAGCATCCAGAGGGGGAGGATCGCCCCCTGTCGTCTCAAATTTCTCTTAATTTAATCTCGTCGAGGCGATCGCCGTGCAGTTTTTGCAGCGTTTCCCGGGTTTCAATTTCAAATTCAAAACCTAAAATGATATAACTGTTAAACTGATGAATAATAAAAGGCTCGACTCTTTCAACTAGAGACGACCTCCATCGACGAGAATCAAATAATTCGACGCTCGAAGAAATCTCCCTCACCTCAATCTGACAGGTCGAAGCGGAAACACAGGAGACAGCCCATGATCGAAACAGGTTTGACGATTGCGAACGCGGATACCAACAGTGAAGAAGAAGCGGTGTTGGTAGAAGAAAAATTTGATGCTGAAGAAGACGAAGACTCCCCAGAATTGGAAATTCCTTTGTCCGATCGTAAATTAGTAACCCATCCCTATGATTTCGTCATTCGTTCCCTCAAAGATCAAATCGACGACGGAACGCTGATTCTGGCGGATAAATTCCAGCGCCGTCAAGTTTGGGACCGGACGAAATCGAGTCGGTTGATCGAGTCACTCTTGCTCAACGTTCCGATTCCCGTTTGCTATTTCGCCGAATTGGAAGACGGAACCTACAGCGTGATCGACGGTCAACAACGACTCACCGCGATTTATCGATTTCTCCACGACGAATATCCCCTCAGAGCCTTGAAAGTTCTCTCGGAACTGAATCGGCAGAAGTTTTATCAACTCGACGCTCCTTACAAGCGGTTGTTATTGTCGCGCACGATCCGTTGTATTGTCATTCTTAAAGAGTCGCATCCGGATATTAAATATGACGTGTTCGAGCGACTGAATAGTGGTTTTGTGCCGCTCAACGCTCAAGAATTGAGAAATAGCGTCTATCGCGGCAAGTTGAACGATCTCATTCACCAACTTTCAGAAGATGAAGTCTTTCAAAAAGCGCGGCGGGTGAGTGATATTGACAAGCGGATGCACGATTGCGAAATGATTTTGCGCTTTTTTGCGTTTCATTTCCACTTGTCCGAATATAAAGGGACTCTCGCCCGCTTTCTCGATCGGTATTTGGAATCGGGAATCAATTTTGACGAGGAAACCCTCGAACAACACCGAGCCTTATTCCGACAGACGATCGACGATGTTTATTACGTGTTTGAGGATCGAGCGTTTCGGCGATATACCCTGGAAAATGGTTGGGAAAAATCCCTCAACCGAGCGATTTATGACGTAGTAATGCTCTTTTTCGCCCGTCTGAACTCCGAAGATATTCGGGCGATGAAAGATGAAATCGTCGAAGCGTTAAAACAGGTCTGCCAGGATCCGGAGTTTTGCGAGGCCATTACGTCTTCAACGAAAAATAAAGACCGGATTCAAATGCGTTTGGACAAGTGGCGCGAAGCCCTGTTAAATATCGGCTTGGACGTACCGTATTTGCAAGTCGGCCAGTAGGAAAGGGCAGTCGGAAAGGGTACAGTATTGGTTTGAGTTCGGCGGGGATCGCGGCTACAAACACGGGGCGATCGTGGCGAGGACGGAGCGACTCAAGCTGTCGAGTTCGTAACCGCCTTCGAGTCCGAATACGATTCGGCGAGTGAGTTGCAGGCAGTAATTTGTAAAAACGCCGAAGTCTTCCGGTTGCAGGTCGATCCCCGCGAGCGGATCGCTGGAGTTGCCGTCGTATCCGGCACTGACGATCAGGATGTCGGGTTTGAAGTTCTCGAAAAACGGCATGATTTTTTCGTCGAATGCCTGTTTGTATTCGGCGCCCGTGCTTCCGGGTTTCATGGGAATGTTGAGGACGTTGTTGTACGATCCGGTTTCTTCAGCCCGTCCGGTTCCCGGATAGCAAGGGAATTGATGCAGGGAACAGTAGGTCATCTGCGGGTGTGTTTCGACGATCTCCTGGGTGCCATTGCCGTGATGGACATCCCAATCGAGGATTCCGACGCGCTCGACGCCGCACTGTTCGATCGCGTAGTAGGCGGCGATCGCGGCGTTGGAGAACAAACAGAAGCCCATACCGCGATCGGGGGTGGCATGATGACCGGGGGGACGGGCTAAAACAAAGGCCGGATCTCCGGTTTGGCAAATCCAATCGAT from Oxynema aestuarii AP17 harbors:
- a CDS encoding DUF262 domain-containing protein is translated as MIETGLTIANADTNSEEEAVLVEEKFDAEEDEDSPELEIPLSDRKLVTHPYDFVIRSLKDQIDDGTLILADKFQRRQVWDRTKSSRLIESLLLNVPIPVCYFAELEDGTYSVIDGQQRLTAIYRFLHDEYPLRALKVLSELNRQKFYQLDAPYKRLLLSRTIRCIVILKESHPDIKYDVFERLNSGFVPLNAQELRNSVYRGKLNDLIHQLSEDEVFQKARRVSDIDKRMHDCEMILRFFAFHFHLSEYKGTLARFLDRYLESGINFDEETLEQHRALFRQTIDDVYYVFEDRAFRRYTLENGWEKSLNRAIYDVVMLFFARLNSEDIRAMKDEIVEALKQVCQDPEFCEAITSSTKNKDRIQMRLDKWREALLNIGLDVPYLQVGQ
- a CDS encoding cation:proton antiporter domain-containing protein, whose protein sequence is MEIVRDLFAQDPIFPFALLLGIILVVPLCFERLQLPGLVGLLVAGVVFGPHGLQLLESGSEAMKLLSDIGVVYLMFVAGLEMDIAQFQRVRDRALGFGFLTFLFPLIAGTIVGRWFGFDWNASILLGSLLSSHTPLGYPILSRMGLMGNEAVIVALGGTIFTNIPALLVLAICVGVKTGNFTPVELLILIVSLSLYSAVVLWGVNWVGKEFFRRSGDEEGNQFLFILLAVFVAAVGAQVIGVEKIIGAFLAGMAVNEVVESETVKEKVVFVGSVLFIPMFIINLGLLIDLQEFAKGLASFGLTIAIVGALLGSKWIAAVGTQWLYRYTRAETIAIWSLSIPQVAATLAATIVGYRQGILTEEVLNSAIVMMLVTATLGPWVTARVAGALPLPEADLGAIATTFDETEAQVGHLFTVVVPVCNPETERYLVEMAALLARSEAGQIVSLSIARSIAYMEVSALDEAIARGERLANEAVEFARSMGVSARGILRIDSDVALGIVHGSREQNASAIVMGWSETTSLRSRLFGNAIDSVLWGAHCPVAVTRLLASPMQMQRILVLVDRAIAQSVLSVRVAFILASANQGEVTLLYAGDRHTSPEVHEQIGAQLSQLVAQWSGSTPSQIAILADDDPVGAIVTASARYDLAILRSTRRRTVAGLEIDDLTTQLLRQLPLSLVMLGEPE
- a CDS encoding histone deacetylase family protein, with translation MFSAIYCDEFLLHDTGRGHPERPDRLRAIVKALKSAPWADRLHWQQPTPPNERAVSEAIARIHTRRHVHAVETIAHNGGGGLDLDTPVSPRSYEVAELAVSAWLDGIDWICQTGDPAFVLARPPGHHATPDRGMGFCLFSNAAIAAYYAIEQCGVERVGILDWDVHHGNGTQEIVETHPQMTYCSLHQFPCYPGTGRAEETGSYNNVLNIPMKPGSTGAEYKQAFDEKIMPFFENFKPDILIVSAGYDGNSSDPLAGIDLQPEDFGVFTNYCLQLTRRIVFGLEGGYELDSLSRSVLATIAPCL